From one Lolium rigidum isolate FL_2022 chromosome 4, APGP_CSIRO_Lrig_0.1, whole genome shotgun sequence genomic stretch:
- the LOC124649255 gene encoding GDSL esterase/lipase At5g45910-like, whose translation MGIMRGAVLLGAVVLLCALGHGGAQRYEAIYSFGDSISDTGNLCVGGCPAWLTTGQSPYGETFFKRPTGRCSDGRVIIDFLAEHFGLPLLPASKAGGDFKKGANMAIIGATTMDFDFFKSIGLSDKIWNNGPLNTQIQWFRQLLPSACGKDCKRHLSKSLFVVGEFGGNDYNAALFSGRTMADVRGYVPQVVSHIVRGLESMIRLGAMDVVVPGVLPIGCFPIYLTLYGTSNGADYDADGCLRSYNDLSSHHNSLLRRSLSNLQRTYPHTRIMYADFYSQVIHMIRAPQNFGLKYGLKVCCGAGGQGKYNYNNKARCGMSGASACSDPQNYLIWDGIHLTEAAYRSIANGWLKGPYATPRILH comes from the exons ATGGGGATAATGAGAGGCGCGGTGCTGCTCGGCGCCGTGGTGCTGCTGTGCGCGCTCGGGCACGGCGGAGCGCAGCGGTACGAGGCCATCTACAGCTTCGGCGACTCCATCTCGGACACCGGCAACCTGTGCGTGGGCGGCTGCCCGGCGTGGCTCACCACGGGGCAGTCACCGTACGGCGAGACCTTCTTCAAGCGCCCCACCGGCCGCTGCTCCGACGGCCGAGTCATCATCGACTTCCTCG CGGAGCACTTTGGTCTGCCGCTGCTGCCGGCGTCCAAGGCCGGCGGCGACTTCAAGAAGGGCGCCAACATGGCGATCATCGGCGCCACCACCATGGACTTCGACTTCTTCAAGTCCATCGGCCTCAGCGACAAGATATGGAACAACGGCCCCCTCAACACGCAGATCCAGTGGTTCCGCCAGCTCCTCCCCTCCGCCTGCGGCAAGG ACTGCAAGCGGCACCTGTCCAAGTCCCTGTTCGTCGTCGGCGAGTTCGGCGGCAACGACTACAACGCGGCGCTCTTCTCCGGCCGGACCATGGCCGACGTGCGGGGGTACGTGCCGCAGGTGGTGAGCCACATCGTGCGCGGGCTGGAGTCGATGATACGGCTGGGCGCCATGGACGTGGTGGTGCCGGGGGTGCTGCCCATCGGGTGCTTCCCCATCTACCTCACCCTCTACGGCACCTCCAACGGCGCCGACTACGACGCCGACGGCTGCCTCAGGAGCTACAACGACCTCTCCTCCCACCACAACTCGCTGCTGAGACGGAGCCTGTCCAACCTCCAGAGGACCTACCCGCACACCAGGATCATGTATGCCGATTTCTACTCACAGGTCATCCACATGATCCGGGCACCTCAGAACTTCG GGTTGAAGTACGGCCTGAAGGTGTGCTGCGGCGCCGGCGGGCAGGGCAagtacaactacaacaacaaggcGAGGTGCGGCATGTCCGGCGCCAGCGCCTGCTCCGATCCCCAGAACTACCTCATCTGGGACGGCATCCACCTCACGGAGGCCGCCTACCGCTCCATCGCCAACGGGTGGCTCAAGGGCCCCTACGCCACACCACGAATCCTGCACTGA